A part of Terriglobus roseus genomic DNA contains:
- a CDS encoding Ig-like domain-containing protein, translating into MRNKLNQWGIAKILLAVAGLCLPPLANAQLTPTGSLSGLSPKPVSRFSDVYSGTHFHVVNGTAGSTAKSNTIAISANGGVMLGGGQEFSLTLPADADTNTITATLNGRDVSSRFRGTSGYVSASDGLSTVKNVLNVSVKTSSGGMASGRWRSMTGAPRKSVNATQTPKMMATANAAGVVRSQAEPDVPVNPVCDPVAMCPAWLAPSVRFDTLMKGNWNGSGPWLAVNGVGYGGPTTGTIQAQYVLLAVNRQTLAYEDFEWFSSGGGAAVTSYVKSKNYTSNDLVIVGTGAGASALDSGLDMTSIGGTNWANYPSNQSMPSSYMIIGYGGAAAGSIYENWGPVGAYATGSLLEDANGNYNFQSSDIIEFAIEPNDPGYNSQPTVRLTVPTDQAIFASPNTETQLILPAIAPPNQNGIWMLTLDRENPMPAYQSCSGGTDIPSNSARVVTNCGQFFQVGIGGQNIDGEWSALAAAINAVPYNKLLILQSIGSVGSNSQQQTVTNGGWSGAATYTGFKAFTAALNGWGGTPYAIAGPTYTNQDNYAFVGYQGGGNALTGATAELSTAFTGQMGVLHGTLQRNSNGYYLPAQNSAEQQGLFNAKGGISDSDFLLSMASYQQPVEWPSNSGTVLLPNASSLAGQQAAYRFISHWLLGGYYVKTIQGPHVDDLHYFFTGSVNTSIDYHTMDPANLQFPGVGAWNTFGCTASDGSTCTFTATGDSASSSFTSADFNAVKAQLSLEVIYLTNTLQYLVTGSANMKDIVAAGNANVGLALSAAANTVEGSGMGNLNAQEIATKNVTFSWQSLLGSFGGLLSIAANVEGFGELTPIFDANSQNWKDAKYLTSLGNALGAIISTIGSGGSISSKNTVISSSPQPFAQLTTTVGQLATADLQSPLLAGFDSTVDNITADWGRLSIIGPRTTTTNDSTFFAPNQVQQVAAINGMTSASARGFYFALLPTVYNLHYWRGVEWAGASSGAFSQPTVGSIQDHDEADSCNAFYLTANQPPGSGIGQLSQYQSVAYFSPGGTEQPFGQDEGFYDFAVIDGVASKAGSQSVNITVIDSDLANNLFAPNQLNVPMYQMFSVNGPMASVTYDASASNPSGWGNGSICDASDHNAWPGDVSGGLLGSAPGGNGGAGKKLLTTTSVTSPSSGVLGHDAAFTAQVMTGGQPVTSGSVYISVDGAVVGNPAIGTGGTATWTVPGGLALGKHQIQADYAPGSGYEGSSAQPATYTVYSESADILISMASTSMNATYTSTSAPVSMQINSVAGLAGNVVLSCTGLPAGLACSFDSQSLNLAADGSVNATVQIGPSSASPTSQTSMALLFLPILGLGCCAGFDRNSSRRLVVAIIAICLATVTLTGCAGSSMSSTPTTTRETGLKTITVNASVGSVSRSMGISVNIQ; encoded by the coding sequence ATGCGCAATAAATTAAACCAGTGGGGCATTGCCAAGATCCTCTTGGCTGTAGCGGGGCTTTGCTTGCCACCACTCGCGAACGCTCAATTAACCCCAACCGGGTCACTATCCGGTTTATCCCCCAAACCAGTTTCCCGGTTTAGCGATGTTTATTCGGGCACGCACTTTCACGTGGTTAATGGCACTGCAGGCTCAACTGCAAAGTCAAACACGATTGCGATCTCCGCGAACGGAGGCGTCATGCTTGGAGGTGGTCAGGAGTTTTCCTTGACCCTGCCGGCAGATGCTGACACGAACACGATCACAGCCACACTCAACGGCCGTGACGTCAGTAGCCGGTTTCGTGGCACCTCGGGCTATGTTTCCGCATCGGACGGACTCAGCACTGTGAAGAATGTCCTGAACGTTAGTGTGAAGACATCTTCAGGTGGGATGGCGAGTGGTCGCTGGAGATCCATGACCGGAGCTCCTCGTAAGAGTGTCAACGCTACCCAAACTCCGAAAATGATGGCCACAGCAAATGCTGCGGGAGTCGTCCGTTCCCAAGCGGAGCCCGACGTACCGGTCAATCCAGTTTGCGACCCGGTCGCCATGTGTCCGGCCTGGCTGGCGCCGTCGGTGCGTTTCGATACGCTGATGAAAGGCAACTGGAACGGGTCAGGCCCCTGGCTCGCTGTCAATGGCGTAGGGTACGGCGGCCCGACGACAGGTACAATCCAAGCCCAATATGTTCTCCTTGCAGTCAATCGTCAGACCCTGGCGTACGAAGACTTTGAGTGGTTTAGCAGCGGTGGTGGTGCGGCTGTGACCAGCTATGTCAAAAGCAAAAACTATACCTCGAACGATCTGGTGATCGTGGGTACGGGAGCTGGGGCCAGCGCGCTCGACTCTGGATTGGACATGACCTCCATTGGAGGGACAAACTGGGCCAACTATCCATCAAACCAGTCAATGCCCAGCAGCTACATGATCATCGGGTATGGAGGTGCGGCGGCTGGTTCTATTTATGAAAACTGGGGACCGGTTGGGGCGTACGCGACGGGGTCATTGCTGGAGGATGCAAATGGCAATTACAACTTTCAGTCATCAGACATCATTGAGTTCGCGATTGAACCGAACGATCCTGGATATAACTCCCAACCAACGGTTAGGCTGACTGTTCCTACAGATCAAGCTATCTTTGCCTCTCCAAATACCGAAACACAACTTATCCTTCCCGCGATTGCACCCCCCAACCAAAACGGCATATGGATGCTCACCCTAGACCGTGAAAACCCCATGCCTGCATACCAAAGTTGCTCGGGTGGAACCGATATCCCTTCCAACTCAGCTCGTGTCGTGACCAACTGTGGACAATTCTTTCAAGTTGGAATTGGTGGCCAAAATATCGATGGAGAATGGTCTGCCTTGGCTGCAGCGATCAATGCCGTTCCCTACAACAAACTGCTCATCCTGCAATCGATTGGCAGTGTGGGGTCGAACTCACAGCAACAGACGGTAACGAATGGCGGCTGGTCCGGCGCCGCAACGTATACGGGTTTCAAGGCATTTACTGCAGCTCTTAACGGTTGGGGCGGCACGCCGTATGCAATCGCCGGACCGACCTACACGAATCAGGATAACTATGCTTTTGTCGGGTATCAGGGGGGCGGAAACGCGCTCACCGGGGCAACTGCGGAATTATCGACTGCGTTTACCGGGCAGATGGGCGTGCTGCATGGCACTTTGCAACGGAATTCGAACGGTTATTACCTGCCCGCCCAAAATTCCGCAGAGCAACAGGGCCTGTTCAACGCTAAGGGAGGTATCAGCGACTCAGATTTCCTGTTGAGTATGGCTTCCTATCAGCAGCCAGTGGAGTGGCCGTCGAACAGTGGTACCGTGCTTCTGCCAAATGCATCCTCTCTAGCCGGACAGCAGGCTGCCTACCGCTTTATAAGCCACTGGCTGTTGGGTGGTTACTACGTGAAGACAATCCAAGGGCCGCATGTGGATGACCTCCATTACTTCTTCACAGGATCCGTCAATACTTCCATCGACTATCACACGATGGACCCAGCGAATCTGCAATTTCCTGGCGTGGGTGCGTGGAACACCTTCGGCTGCACCGCAAGTGACGGTTCAACCTGTACTTTTACCGCGACAGGCGATAGTGCATCATCATCGTTCACCTCGGCTGACTTCAACGCAGTGAAGGCCCAGTTGTCCCTCGAAGTGATCTATTTGACCAACACCTTACAGTACCTGGTGACCGGTTCCGCGAATATGAAGGATATCGTGGCGGCCGGAAACGCAAATGTGGGATTGGCGCTGAGTGCCGCCGCAAATACCGTAGAAGGTAGCGGCATGGGGAATCTCAACGCTCAGGAGATCGCAACCAAGAACGTTACGTTTAGTTGGCAATCGCTTTTGGGCTCGTTCGGTGGCCTATTGTCGATTGCAGCCAATGTGGAAGGCTTCGGCGAACTGACTCCAATATTCGATGCAAATAGCCAAAATTGGAAGGATGCCAAATACCTGACTTCCCTTGGCAATGCCTTAGGTGCAATCATCAGCACCATAGGTAGCGGAGGCAGCATATCCAGCAAGAACACTGTGATTTCTTCATCTCCCCAGCCGTTTGCACAACTGACTACAACGGTTGGCCAACTTGCAACGGCGGATTTACAGAGCCCCCTCCTTGCCGGCTTCGACAGCACAGTTGACAACATCACGGCGGATTGGGGACGTCTGAGCATCATCGGACCCCGCACCACCACAACAAACGATTCAACCTTCTTTGCGCCCAACCAGGTGCAGCAGGTTGCAGCGATTAACGGCATGACGAGTGCATCGGCAAGGGGTTTCTACTTCGCCCTGCTTCCCACGGTCTATAACCTTCACTATTGGAGAGGAGTCGAGTGGGCCGGTGCTTCTTCGGGAGCATTTTCTCAACCTACCGTGGGGTCAATACAGGATCACGATGAAGCCGACTCCTGCAATGCCTTTTACCTCACTGCGAATCAGCCTCCTGGTTCAGGTATTGGACAACTCTCGCAATATCAAAGCGTCGCCTATTTCTCGCCCGGCGGCACAGAACAACCATTTGGCCAGGACGAGGGTTTTTACGACTTCGCGGTGATAGACGGTGTAGCGTCCAAGGCGGGTTCTCAGAGTGTGAACATTACTGTGATCGACTCTGATCTCGCAAATAACTTGTTTGCGCCGAACCAACTGAACGTCCCCATGTACCAGATGTTCTCCGTAAATGGACCGATGGCTAGTGTTACGTATGATGCCAGTGCCAGTAACCCCTCTGGCTGGGGCAATGGCAGCATTTGCGATGCAAGCGATCACAATGCATGGCCGGGCGACGTCAGCGGAGGACTCCTCGGGTCAGCTCCTGGTGGAAATGGTGGCGCTGGGAAAAAACTTCTCACAACGACATCAGTAACGAGCCCTTCCAGTGGAGTACTCGGTCATGACGCCGCATTCACAGCTCAGGTGATGACGGGTGGTCAACCAGTCACGTCTGGCAGTGTCTACATCTCAGTTGACGGTGCTGTCGTCGGCAATCCCGCGATTGGTACGGGTGGCACAGCAACATGGACGGTGCCGGGTGGCCTCGCTCTGGGCAAGCATCAGATTCAGGCAGACTATGCGCCTGGCTCAGGCTACGAGGGCTCCAGCGCTCAACCAGCCACCTACACAGTGTATTCAGAAAGTGCTGACATCTTGATCTCGATGGCCAGCACAAGTATGAATGCCACCTACACCTCCACCTCAGCTCCTGTATCGATGCAGATCAATTCGGTGGCTGGATTAGCGGGTAACGTTGTGCTCTCATGCACGGGACTTCCGGCAGGATTGGCATGCAGCTTCGACTCGCAATCATTGAATCTGGCTGCTGACGGTAGCGTGAATGCAACGGTGCAGATCGGGCCTAGCTCAGCCAGCCCAACCAGCCAGACCTCCATGGCATTGCTCTTCCTTCCGATCTTGGGATTGGGTTGCTGTGCCGGATTCGATCGCAACTCATCGCGGCGTCTGGTTGTTGCGATTATCGCAATCTGTCTAGCCACTGTGACTCTCACCGGCTGTGCTGGCAGTTCGATGAGCTCAACGCCAACCACAACGCGAGAAACGGGATTGAAAACAATCACTGTCAATGCGAGCGTGGGATCTGTCTCCCGAAGCATGGGGATTAGCGTCAACATCCAATAG
- a CDS encoding response regulator transcription factor codes for MSVSVRVVLADDHPIVRTGLRLGLEATSGIEVVGEASDGESALSQIQALSPDVAILDIDMPKLDGLGVARQIRSLGLQVKIILLTLHSEAIYLRAAFDAGAHGYILKDSGSEDIVTAIRTVLSGQRYIGPSMTEQLISLQTGEETIDKLMAKLTPAERNVMRLIAEGKASKEIGDELGIHYRTVDNHRTNICRKLKIEGANSLLRFALQHKAEF; via the coding sequence GTGTCCGTTTCTGTTCGTGTTGTACTCGCGGATGACCACCCCATCGTACGCACGGGACTGCGGTTGGGCCTCGAAGCGACCAGCGGAATTGAGGTCGTCGGTGAGGCTTCTGATGGTGAGTCTGCACTATCGCAGATTCAGGCTCTTTCACCGGACGTTGCAATCCTCGATATCGACATGCCAAAGCTTGACGGATTAGGCGTCGCTCGCCAGATCCGCTCATTGGGCCTGCAAGTAAAGATCATCTTACTGACCTTGCATTCGGAAGCAATCTACCTGCGTGCTGCATTCGATGCTGGGGCTCACGGCTACATCCTCAAGGACAGCGGCTCCGAAGACATTGTTACCGCAATCCGAACTGTTCTCTCTGGTCAGCGATATATTGGGCCGAGCATGACCGAGCAGCTGATCAGCCTTCAAACCGGGGAAGAGACCATAGATAAACTCATGGCAAAGCTCACACCGGCCGAGCGCAACGTCATGAGATTAATCGCAGAGGGCAAGGCGAGTAAGGAGATCGGCGACGAGCTCGGCATCCACTATCGCACCGTCGACAATCATCGTACGAATATCTGCCGGAAGCTCAAGATCGAGGGAGCCAATTCGCTCCTTCGATTCGCTCTCCAACATAAAGCTGAGTTCTAA
- a CDS encoding ligand-binding sensor domain-containing protein, with the protein MARFDGIRFTIFNKSNSPGIISNRFINLEQSRDGDLWVAYESGGLLRYHAGKFRTYDSRDGIPHGDVSTITTDAGGNVWILSSGQVAQWNAKSDRFELYQPLSDRIYGPLIWDSTGFVAYDKTKVYCFSKGQSREFALPPRLQGKVISTVGLDQEHVAWLRMQSGEIVRLALITDHPKQVDSLDAVMYHGPDGKLWNFQPAQDVMRSIDARRGRESSKITFRYSYADHQGNLWLATAGQGLYRLQSQTISTYSTEQGLLDQDAYAIYQDRDGALWIGTWHKGLSRFQNGHFSNFTSANGLPKALVTAIYQERNGRLWVATHGGLATFQNGRFSTEGVPNFSQSVVLSIYQDRSGALWFGGRTGAFKFENHRIEPFSNGGGIASVDVHVITETQNGDLWFGGSNGLFQLHDGRVIQWSEKNGLGSNNVWSLYPDKDGILWIGTFDGGLARLKDGRITRYTTSNGLFDDGVFQILDDHRGNLWMSCSRGIYRVGKKELEEMATGSRTTISSISYGPIDGLRDSEMNGGISPAGTRATDGKLWFPTQDGVAVVDPSKVRVDSRPSRTIVESALVDQAPADLNGPITISPSQYSLQIQYTAPDFLRPTLIRFRYKLEGLDQDWTDAGFHRSASYSHLPPGNYRFLVSAMSPTGTWSQSSTPLSISVLAPFYKTRWFEAFVILFAALVAFSIWRYRLMELKARHALQVDFLQQLITSQEEERKRISMELHDSLGQRLVVINSTAKLALRFKEDPAKSKDSVLEEISSEAMAGLEDTRSIAYDLRPSHLDRLGLTQSIEYLVEKTADAAGIPITVQMDNIDDVVPLDQWINLYRIVQEGLGNIIKYSSASSASVRVDRMTDQIILRIEDDGVGFSVDRNVNKTGRIGIGLRGMAERATLLGGKFEVKSAPGQGTTLTALIPTSPADKTETPEAIRN; encoded by the coding sequence TTGGCACGATTCGATGGGATACGCTTCACGATATTCAACAAGAGCAACTCACCCGGTATCATCTCCAACCGGTTCATCAACCTTGAGCAAAGCCGGGACGGTGACCTCTGGGTTGCATACGAGAGCGGCGGCCTATTGCGGTATCACGCAGGCAAGTTCAGAACTTACGATTCTCGAGATGGTATTCCTCACGGCGATGTGTCAACGATCACGACCGACGCTGGCGGTAATGTTTGGATTCTGTCCAGCGGTCAGGTAGCGCAATGGAATGCAAAGTCAGATCGGTTTGAGTTGTATCAGCCGCTCAGTGACCGTATCTATGGTCCTCTCATCTGGGACAGTACGGGCTTTGTAGCCTACGACAAGACCAAGGTTTACTGTTTCTCGAAAGGTCAATCGAGAGAATTTGCCTTACCTCCGCGACTCCAAGGCAAAGTGATTTCGACAGTCGGACTTGATCAGGAACATGTCGCGTGGCTGCGAATGCAAAGCGGCGAGATTGTCCGGCTAGCCTTGATCACTGATCATCCCAAACAAGTAGATAGCCTAGATGCCGTGATGTATCACGGCCCTGACGGGAAGTTATGGAACTTCCAACCAGCGCAAGACGTGATGCGATCCATTGATGCTCGGCGCGGTCGAGAATCGTCGAAGATAACCTTTCGATACAGCTATGCGGACCACCAAGGAAACTTGTGGCTCGCCACCGCGGGACAAGGTCTTTACCGCCTCCAGAGCCAAACGATCAGTACCTATTCCACAGAGCAGGGCCTCCTCGATCAAGATGCATACGCCATCTACCAGGATCGTGACGGGGCGTTGTGGATCGGCACGTGGCACAAAGGATTAAGCCGCTTCCAGAACGGTCATTTCAGCAATTTCACGTCAGCGAACGGGCTTCCAAAAGCTCTCGTGACGGCGATCTATCAAGAACGGAATGGACGGCTTTGGGTTGCCACTCATGGTGGTTTGGCGACGTTCCAGAATGGACGATTCTCTACGGAAGGTGTTCCGAACTTTTCGCAAAGCGTGGTGCTTTCGATTTATCAAGACCGAAGTGGGGCGCTTTGGTTCGGGGGAAGAACGGGCGCATTCAAGTTTGAGAACCACCGTATCGAACCATTCTCTAACGGCGGTGGCATCGCGTCAGTAGACGTTCACGTGATAACCGAAACACAAAATGGAGATCTTTGGTTTGGAGGAAGTAATGGCCTATTCCAACTTCACGACGGGAGGGTCATCCAATGGTCGGAAAAGAATGGTTTAGGAAGCAACAACGTCTGGTCGCTCTATCCTGATAAAGATGGAATCTTGTGGATCGGTACCTTTGATGGTGGACTGGCGCGACTCAAAGATGGGCGCATCACTCGTTACACCACATCCAACGGTCTTTTTGATGATGGCGTCTTTCAAATTCTGGACGACCATCGCGGCAACCTTTGGATGAGCTGCAGTCGAGGCATCTATCGGGTCGGGAAGAAAGAACTGGAAGAGATGGCAACCGGTTCGCGAACGACCATTTCCTCAATCTCCTATGGCCCCATAGATGGTCTTCGCGATAGTGAAATGAACGGCGGAATTTCCCCCGCAGGAACACGCGCAACTGACGGAAAGTTATGGTTTCCTACACAGGATGGCGTGGCTGTAGTGGATCCATCAAAGGTACGCGTCGACTCTCGACCCTCTCGAACCATTGTCGAATCTGCTCTCGTCGATCAGGCACCCGCTGATCTGAACGGGCCCATCACGATCTCTCCTTCCCAGTACAGTCTGCAAATCCAATACACCGCCCCGGATTTCCTAAGACCGACACTGATTCGTTTCCGTTACAAGCTTGAGGGCCTGGATCAGGATTGGACCGACGCCGGTTTCCATCGATCGGCTTCGTATAGTCATCTTCCTCCAGGCAACTATCGTTTCTTGGTTTCGGCGATGAGTCCGACCGGAACATGGTCTCAATCGAGTACTCCCCTTTCCATCTCTGTGTTGGCTCCCTTCTACAAGACTCGGTGGTTCGAAGCATTCGTAATTCTGTTCGCCGCTCTTGTGGCGTTTTCCATCTGGCGCTATCGACTCATGGAGCTCAAGGCCAGACACGCACTTCAAGTGGATTTTCTGCAGCAACTCATCACCTCACAAGAAGAGGAACGGAAGCGAATCTCGATGGAGCTTCATGACAGCCTGGGACAGAGGCTCGTGGTCATCAACAGCACCGCCAAACTGGCTCTTCGATTCAAGGAAGATCCCGCCAAGAGCAAAGACTCCGTGCTGGAGGAGATCAGCTCAGAAGCCATGGCTGGATTAGAAGACACACGCTCGATTGCCTATGATTTACGGCCCTCGCATCTCGATCGACTCGGGCTGACGCAAAGCATTGAATATCTGGTCGAAAAGACGGCTGATGCCGCCGGCATTCCGATCACGGTCCAGATGGACAATATCGATGACGTTGTACCGCTTGATCAATGGATTAACCTCTATCGCATCGTTCAAGAAGGACTCGGCAACATCATCAAGTATTCGTCTGCAAGCTCTGCGAGTGTTCGTGTCGACAGAATGACAGATCAGATCATCTTAAGGATTGAAGACGATGGCGTGGGCTTTTCAGTGGATCGCAACGTCAACAAGACTGGCCGAATCGGGATTGGACTGCGAGGAATGGCAGAAAGAGCAACATTGCTTGGCGGTAAGTTCGAAGTCAAATCTGCGCCAGGTCAAGGCACTACTCTGACGGCACTGATTCCGACGTCTCCCGCTGACAAAACAGAGACCCCAGAAGCGATTCGTAACTGA
- a CDS encoding response regulator transcription factor gives MIVEDNEKVRGLIRYALSGDFESIIECADGADALETYMEHHPDLVFMDIQMPRLDGLSATRLLREYDPSAKIHILTDYDEDVLGTVAEAVGACGYTSKVNLHELGMIVSQYADRM, from the coding sequence ATGATCGTTGAAGACAACGAAAAGGTGAGAGGCCTGATCCGGTACGCACTCAGTGGTGACTTCGAGTCGATTATTGAGTGTGCGGATGGCGCCGACGCGTTGGAAACATACATGGAACATCATCCGGATCTGGTCTTCATGGACATTCAGATGCCCCGGCTCGACGGTTTATCTGCGACAAGGCTGTTGAGGGAATACGACCCTTCAGCGAAAATACATATCCTCACGGATTACGACGAGGATGTGCTTGGGACTGTGGCTGAAGCAGTCGGTGCTTGCGGATATACATCCAAAGTAAATCTTCATGAACTCGGTATGATCGTCAGTCAATACGCGGATCGCATGTAG